Within Bdellovibrio bacteriovorus HD100, the genomic segment GGCTGACTGTTCAAAAGCCCGCAGGCAAACACATCCGGATAGTGGCACTTCAGATAGCAGCTGGCATAAGTCAACAGAGCAAAGCTGGCCGAGTGACTTTCGGGGAACCCGTAATTGGCAAAGCCTTCGATGGTTTTGAAGATTTGATCCGCGTATTCACTGGAAATCCCGTGGCGGGCAAACCCCGTGCGCAGGCGCTGCTCGATACCACCCATGGTCGCTTTGCGCTTCCAGGCCGAGGACATCACCCGGCGCAGTTCATCAGCCTCTCCCGGAGTGAAGTCCGCGACGGCCACCACCATCTTCATCACTTGCTCCTGAAAGATCGGAATTCCCATGGTTTTTTTCAGAATCGGTTCCAGGGCCGGGTGCGCATACTTGATTTCTTTGGGGGGATTCTGGCGCAGCTTCAAGAACGGATGCACCATGCCCCCTTGCAAAGGACCCGGACGGATCAGGGCGATCTCGATGACCAGATCATAAAAGTTCCTGGGTTGCATGCGCGGCAAAGTGTTCATCTGCGCGCGGGATTCAATCTGAAAGACGCCGACTGTTTCCGCGCGGCAGATCATGTCGTAAGTGGGTTTGTCATCGGCGGGCAAGGTGGCAAGGCTGTAGTCCCTGCCTTTCACATCACGTAAAAGATCAAAGCACTTGCGCAGGCAAGTCAGCATGCCCAGGCTTAAAACATCAATCTTCATCAGGCGCAGAAAGTCCACATCGTCTTTGTTCCACTGAATGACATAGCGGCCATTCATGGTGGCTTTTTCCACGGGAACCATTTCGGTGATAGGATCCTGAGTGATCAGAAAGCCGCCGGTGTGAATGCCGAGGTGGCGGGGGAATCCGTGCAGCTGCTGGGCCAGAGCCATGAACATCTTCCAAGGACCCGGCTCCATGCCAAAGTCCGCTGCCACCGCGGGATCCAGCAGGCGTTTCATCCCGTCACGGCCCATGAACTTGATCATGGCATTGATCTTGGCCAGGGGCATGCCAAACACCTTGGCGGTTTCGCGAATAGCCATGCGCGAGCGATACCGAATCACCGTGCACACCATGGCGGCATGGCGTTCGTTGTACTTTTCGTAGATGTGCTGAATCACTTCCTCGCGGCGGCTGTGCTCAAAGTCGATATCAATGTCCGGTGGTTCCCGCCGTTCGCGCGATAAAAAACGTTCAAACAGCAGATCCATTTTCACCGGATCAATGGCTGTCAATCCCAGGCAAAAACACACCACCGAATTGGCGGCGGAGCCACGGCCCTGATAAAGAATCTTTCTTTCCGAGGCAAAGTCACAGATTTCTTTCAAAGTCAGAAAGTAGTCTTCGTATTGAAGGTCCTTGATCAGCTCCAGCTCATGTTCAATCTGTTTTAAGGCTTTGTCAGGAATGCCCTCAGGGTAGCGGCTTTCGGCGCCCTTCAATGTGAGGTGGCGCATGTATTCGGTGGGAGTCATCCCGGAAGGCAAGCTGGATGCGGGATAGCGGTAACGGATCTCGTTTAATGAGAACGTCACACGTGCCGAGATCTCCACAGTTTTTTCCACAAGATCCAGCCGGTCCTGCCACAGCCAGGAGATATCTTCGAGGCTTTTTAGGCATCTTTCAGAATTCTGAATCAGTTTATTTTTGGCTTCGGCCAGTGTGGTGTGATGAAGGGTGCAAGTCAGGACATCAAACAGAGGCTTGCGTTCCGGGCTGTGCATGAACGGGCGCTGGGTGACAAAAAGTTGAGCCTTGTATTTTTCTTCCAGCGCAAAACCCTGCCGGCAGAATTCCTGGGATTCCCAGGTCAGATCCCGCCACAGAGGCAGATACAGACGGTTGTCAAAAATCTTTTCCAGCTTTTCATAGCGCTCGTCCGTCCAGGGCGGAAGGGCCAGACACAAAAGACCCTGATTGTATTTTTCAATCTGTTCCAGGCTGAGTTTGGAAAACCCCTTGGCGGCCTGGCGCTTTCCCAAAGTGAGGATTTCGCACAGATGCGAATAGCCCTGTTTGTTCATCGGAATCAGCACAACGGAACTTTCATCCGTCAAAGTCAGCTCCGATCCGATCAGATAATGAAAGTTCTCCTTCACTTGCGGCGAGGCGGTGAACAAAGAAGGCGACTGGATGGTCTGAAAACCACGAACCACGCCATACAATCCATTCAGATCACACAGGGCCATGCCGTCGTAACCGAACTCCACGGCCTGCGACACCATTTCTTCGGGGCTGGAAGCCCCTTGCAGAAATGAAAAGTTACTGCGCCCCAGAAGTTCGACGAATCCTTTGGCCCGCGGCCGGGGTTTGGCCGGCAGCCGCGAATTTTGGGAAGGAATTAAGGCTTTATTAGTCAAAGTACCCATGTAAGTAAACCTGTGAATTTATGCGATCTTTGAAAACCCACAGCAGTTGACCTTGATGAGAGAGCGCAAAGTAATAATCTCTGTTTTTTAAATCCTGAACTGAAATCTGCCACCAGGCCGATTCAATGCGTTCGCTGGGAAGGGAAGACACAAACCGAAGCTTCTGCACTTCACCCGCGCTCAGTGCCTGGGGTTTTTCCAGCAGCAGGGACGGGCGCGGGCTGGAAGCCAGGGCTTTTGCATAGACCGATTTGATCTGCAAAGCCTCGTCCTGTCTTTCCACCAGATCCTGGGGTTTGAAGTCCTCGGGCCAGTCCGTCACCAGGCGGAAACTTTGTTCGGGGAAATGGCTGGCCTCCATTTGCAGAAAGCCCATTTCGCACTGGGATTGTTTTGCAAAACTGATCAGACGGCGCCAGCGGTCCTCGGTGTTGTCCCGGGGCTCAAAGAAATCCAGCTGCTGGATTTTTTCCGGCACATCAAACAAAGTGATTTCAAATTCCCGGATCGGATTTTCCAGAACCTGCTGTTCTAGCTTTTTAAACAGCAGATCCTCGAACAATTCCTGATCGCGCGTCGGGCTGACGGGTTCAATGGAAAGATTGTAGCGTTTGTCTGAGTATTCACAGTGCAAGACCACATCCAGTCGCTGCGCATGACGGGCCAGGCCCTGCAGGCGCGCAAACAGAATGTCCAGATGAACCTTGAGCCGGTTCATCAGCAGGGGCGCGGAACCTAAGGGATCGTCCAGGTAGCCATAGCCCACAAGAGGGTCGCGAGGCACAAGAGGTGAAATGACCTGAGAGTCCTGAGAATGCAGACGATTCCAAAGTAAAACACCAAAATCCCCCCAGCGTTCACGCAGTGAATTCAGACGAAAATTCAAAACACCTTCCAGCCCATACACACCCAGGGTGTGGAAGAAGGCAATCATGTGCTCCACCGGCTTTTTCTGCGCCCACGGCGAAAGACCCTCAAGATCTTTCAGGGCATCCAGTCCCAGCCCTTTGAAGCTTTCCTGTTCCTTGCCGCGCAGACTGATATGCGACGGACGCCACTTTGCCAGCATCTGTGCGCCGGCGGGAGTGTCAGCAATGGCGGCGCTGGCATCCGGAGCAAACTTGGCAGCGATCTGCAGCGCTTTTTCCAGGCAGCCTATTTCGCCGCCCATCAAGTGCTGGGTCGAGCCAATGTCCACGAAGATATAGTGCGGGAAGCGGTACTGAACCCGCGGGCTTAGCACCAAAAAGGCCTCAGCTGAGGAGCTTTCTTGCGGTGTTTTTAAATTGATGCATAAAGTTCGCATGAATCATACTCCCTGCCAGATTGAACGGCGTCGGACGGTGCAAGGCCCTTTGGATGGTGATAAAGTCGCGTTGAAAATGAATCATCAGACTGAACAGCGGATTTACAAACTTGCTGGCCTTCTGATTCACAAAAACCAGAGCCACCTTGTGCAGACGGCACAGTCGTTTCAATTTTTGCAGCTGATGGTTTTTCAAAAACATTTCTTTCAGATTGCAGCCGATCACTTCAAACAACGAACTTGTGATCAGCTCCTGCAACAGCCAGAAAAGCTGTTCATTTTCCTTGGGCTCTTTGACCACCAGCAGTTTCTTCAGATTTATTTTGTAGCTGCTTAAATGAGCGGGGAAAAGCTGAGCATCCCCGTTGATCCACGCCGCCCACTTGTTCTGTGAATGCACGTTTTGAACGATGCGAATCCACAAGGACGTGGCGCCGGTGCCGGGAGCCCCCTGCAGCAGACTGAGGTCGCCTTGCGGGACTCCTTTCCACAGCAGAAAGTCATCCAGGACATTCACGCCGGTGGGAAGGCCCGGCGGGGGTTGCAGCTGCTCGGCAGAGACAAAAGGGATGTTAGCCAGTTCGGGAAGGGCGAGGGTGCTCATTTGAAGCTCTCCATTTACACATAAATTACTATGTAAATTATGTGTAAGTAAAGAGGCTATTTGCAAATATGGACTAAAGTTTGTGTTTCTAAAAAGATTAGTTAAATCAAATATTTAAGTTATCAAAATTGAGACTTGATTACTCTCGCAGCTCTTTCGGGGAGGCCACCTTGCTTTGGATGAAGTAGCGAATCCCGATGCTGGCGCCGTATTGGTCGGCGTACTCGCTGGATTTTTTGGTCAGCGAATACGAGTAGCGCCCTTCCGCCATGATCGAGAAACGTTCGCGGTTGATCAGTTCATACTGAAACGCCAGATCCAAGCCGGTTTCGGTGGTCGAGCGTGCGGTGGTGCCCATGTCCTCTTCCACCGTGAAGTCGTTGTGAAGTACGTCCACCGGCCCCATGGGATAAGAAGTGTAAAGAGCCACAGAGGTTGAAAAAGGTTCGGTCCACCAGCGGCGGTATCCCATCGTGATATGCATCAGCTGCGTTTTTTCCGCGACTGTTCTGTTACCATCTTCACGGAAGTAGATTTTGTTCATGTAGATTGCGGCGATTTCCAGACTGCCTTTGTTGTCGACATCCCCGGTGGCGACCAAAGAAATCCCGGTGCCGATCTTGTTTTGTCCCTGTTCGTGACCATCATAATTTGTTTTAAAGAAATAGGGGCTGAGTGTGGCCACGACGTTACCACGCTGAGGGATATAGGCATGGACTGATTTTGCAGCCAGCATTGAGATACTCAGCGACAGGAAGCAAAGTATAAGTCTAAAATACTTCATGTCTGGAGACTAAAACGTGACGGGCAAAAAAGCACTAATATCTTTCGCGCGCAAAAGTGCTCTGGGGTCAGTGATGCTGATCCTGGCCCTGTATTGCTGTGAGTTGCGTGCAGAATACTCTGAAGCCGAGTCTGAATCCAAAGAGGGCAAGTGGGAAAAATCCTTCATTGCCGGCAACATCGCCATTTCTGAATGGTTTGACGGTGTGGCGGAAGGGGTGGACCTGTTTCTGGCCGGTCAGCAGTACACCACCAAACAGAATAAAACCGCTTTCCTGATTGAACCGTCTTTTTATTATAATGAAAAAGACGGTTACACAGATGTCTTCAGTTTCAATTTTAATCTGCGTCTTCCCAACGTGGAAGAATACTGGCAGATCACTTTTACCAGCTATGATGAAACCAAAGAGCGGGGTATTTCCCAGACGTACCTGCGACAGACACCGCGTGAACGGGATTACGGCGCCACGCTGGGGTTCTTCCGAAAACTGGGTGATGTTAAAGCGTCTTTCCAGCCACGCATCAGTTTTGCCGGATCTTTTTTGATCTCTCACACACTCACCCTTGAAAGTGTCGTTGAACGGGGGAAAAACTATCGGGTGAATCCCAAGCTGCAATTTTATGCCGAGGCCGACAGGGGCACGGGAATCTTTCTGGCCTTCAACTTCGCCTTTCAGTTGTCTCAGCGTTTCAATCTGACTTTTGTGAACGAGGGAGACTACGAGGACCGCGCGCATCTGTTCACGGTGACCAACGGTGTGGCGCTGGGGCACTGGTTTTCCAACCGGTCCAACATGTCCTACAATATTTTTGTGACATCAACGAATCGGCCGAACTACCAGATGAAAAGCTACAACCTGGGCGTGGCCTGGAGCCGTGTTCTGTACAAGAACATGCTCGACGTGCAAGTGATCCCGAATGTCGACTTTGCCGCCCAGTACGACTATGAGCAAAACCCGGGTATCACATTGAACTTCAATTTGAAGTTTTAAAGAGCGCCTTCTTTCATCAGCAGATATTCTTTTACTTCCGGGCCCCAGTGATATTTCAGAAGATTGCTGCCTTTGCCAATCACCCGATGGCACGGGATCCAATAGCTGATGGGATTTTTGCCCACAGCTGAGGCCACGGCGCGTACGGCAGATGCCTTGCGCAGTTTTTTAGCCAGCTCTGAATAAGTGACGGTTTTTCCGGCAGGGATTTTCAGAAGCTCCAGCCACACCTTCATTTGGAACTCGGTGCCCTGAAGTTTGATCTGATGCTGGGTGGCCCAGAAATTTCCTTGGTTCCACTTGGCCGGCTGGAAAGAGCCGATGCGCACGGCATAGAATTTTTCGATCAAAGCGGTGAGGTCCCCTTCCACCAGTTTTTTTCCGGCGTTGTAGCTGCCCAGAAAAATCAACTGGTCGTCTTCAAAGGCCGCCAGCCATTCGCCGAATTCGGAAGGAACTTTGTAAATTTTGAATTCAAGATTGGTCATCTGTCACCTCGCAGGGGATGTGACAGATGTATCGCATAAAGAAGGCTTAAACAACCTCTTCAATGGCG encodes:
- a CDS encoding methylated-DNA--[protein]-cysteine S-methyltransferase; translated protein: MTNLEFKIYKVPSEFGEWLAAFEDDQLIFLGSYNAGKKLVEGDLTALIEKFYAVRIGSFQPAKWNQGNFWATQHQIKLQGTEFQMKVWLELLKIPAGKTVTYSELAKKLRKASAVRAVASAVGKNPISYWIPCHRVIGKGSNLLKYHWGPEVKEYLLMKEGAL
- a CDS encoding DNA polymerase Y subunit UmuC family protein; translation: MRTLCINLKTPQESSSAEAFLVLSPRVQYRFPHYIFVDIGSTQHLMGGEIGCLEKALQIAAKFAPDASAAIADTPAGAQMLAKWRPSHISLRGKEQESFKGLGLDALKDLEGLSPWAQKKPVEHMIAFFHTLGVYGLEGVLNFRLNSLRERWGDFGVLLWNRLHSQDSQVISPLVPRDPLVGYGYLDDPLGSAPLLMNRLKVHLDILFARLQGLARHAQRLDVVLHCEYSDKRYNLSIEPVSPTRDQELFEDLLFKKLEQQVLENPIREFEITLFDVPEKIQQLDFFEPRDNTEDRWRRLISFAKQSQCEMGFLQMEASHFPEQSFRLVTDWPEDFKPQDLVERQDEALQIKSVYAKALASSPRPSLLLEKPQALSAGEVQKLRFVSSLPSERIESAWWQISVQDLKNRDYYFALSHQGQLLWVFKDRINSQVYLHGYFD
- a CDS encoding RecA family protein, with translation MSTLALPELANIPFVSAEQLQPPPGLPTGVNVLDDFLLWKGVPQGDLSLLQGAPGTGATSLWIRIVQNVHSQNKWAAWINGDAQLFPAHLSSYKINLKKLLVVKEPKENEQLFWLLQELITSSLFEVIGCNLKEMFLKNHQLQKLKRLCRLHKVALVFVNQKASKFVNPLFSLMIHFQRDFITIQRALHRPTPFNLAGSMIHANFMHQFKNTARKLLS
- a CDS encoding DNA polymerase III subunit alpha, encoding MGTLTNKALIPSQNSRLPAKPRPRAKGFVELLGRSNFSFLQGASSPEEMVSQAVEFGYDGMALCDLNGLYGVVRGFQTIQSPSLFTASPQVKENFHYLIGSELTLTDESSVVLIPMNKQGYSHLCEILTLGKRQAAKGFSKLSLEQIEKYNQGLLCLALPPWTDERYEKLEKIFDNRLYLPLWRDLTWESQEFCRQGFALEEKYKAQLFVTQRPFMHSPERKPLFDVLTCTLHHTTLAEAKNKLIQNSERCLKSLEDISWLWQDRLDLVEKTVEISARVTFSLNEIRYRYPASSLPSGMTPTEYMRHLTLKGAESRYPEGIPDKALKQIEHELELIKDLQYEDYFLTLKEICDFASERKILYQGRGSAANSVVCFCLGLTAIDPVKMDLLFERFLSRERREPPDIDIDFEHSRREEVIQHIYEKYNERHAAMVCTVIRYRSRMAIRETAKVFGMPLAKINAMIKFMGRDGMKRLLDPAVAADFGMEPGPWKMFMALAQQLHGFPRHLGIHTGGFLITQDPITEMVPVEKATMNGRYVIQWNKDDVDFLRLMKIDVLSLGMLTCLRKCFDLLRDVKGRDYSLATLPADDKPTYDMICRAETVGVFQIESRAQMNTLPRMQPRNFYDLVIEIALIRPGPLQGGMVHPFLKLRQNPPKEIKYAHPALEPILKKTMGIPIFQEQVMKMVVAVADFTPGEADELRRVMSSAWKRKATMGGIEQRLRTGFARHGISSEYADQIFKTIEGFANYGFPESHSASFALLTYASCYLKCHYPDVFACGLLNSQPMGFYAPRTIIAEAQRNGVVVAPLDVQKSDYDYTIEKTAAGDLLRVGLRSIYGIPEVLIRRIEDSRKEEGLYIDLADFIRRTQLPRSVLLKLAAAGAFESFNSNVRELIWNLESLSLDQQSFLWGHPKEQFELGEDDDEPEHLPFESNWDRLRREYDSKGYSVESHPMSVLRTYLHSKSEALREKRFVPYFSSEDLKRMKTKTKVRVAGLVAITQRPPTAKGMCFITLEDEFGFVNIVIHPEIYQKDRTTIYTRSLLEIHGQVEKVGAITNIRAERILPLG